A genomic window from Streptomyces sp. NBC_00234 includes:
- the dhaK gene encoding dihydroxyacetone kinase subunit DhaK, which produces MRMLINVPETVVADALRGMAAAHPELTVDVEGRLVVRRDAPVAGRVGLVSGGGSGHEPLHAGFVGPGMLAAACAGEVFTSPVPDQMVRAAVAVDSGAGVLFVVKNYTGDVLNFAMAAELAEDEGVQVVQVLVDDDVAVVDSSFTAGRRGTGATLFVEKIAGAAADEGAPLEQVAAIARQVNESSRSFGVALSAVTTPAKGSPTFDLPPGELELGIGIHGEPGRERRPMMTSGEIADFAVNAVLDDLRPNGPVIALVNGMGATPLLELYGFNAEVQRVLTERHVAVARTLVGNYVTSLDMAGCSVTLCQVDEELLRLWDAPVQTPALRWGR; this is translated from the coding sequence TTGAGAATGCTCATCAACGTCCCCGAGACCGTCGTCGCCGACGCGCTGCGCGGCATGGCCGCCGCCCACCCCGAGCTGACCGTGGACGTCGAGGGCCGCCTGGTGGTGCGGCGTGACGCGCCCGTGGCCGGGCGGGTGGGTCTTGTGTCCGGGGGCGGGTCGGGGCACGAGCCGTTGCACGCCGGGTTCGTCGGGCCCGGGATGCTTGCCGCGGCCTGTGCCGGGGAGGTGTTCACGTCGCCCGTGCCGGATCAGATGGTGCGGGCCGCCGTCGCCGTGGACAGCGGGGCAGGGGTGCTGTTCGTCGTCAAGAACTACACCGGTGACGTGCTCAATTTCGCCATGGCGGCCGAGCTCGCCGAGGACGAGGGCGTGCAGGTCGTCCAGGTGCTGGTCGACGACGACGTGGCCGTGGTCGACAGTTCGTTCACGGCAGGACGACGGGGTACGGGAGCGACCCTGTTCGTCGAGAAGATCGCCGGGGCCGCCGCCGACGAGGGAGCTCCCCTGGAGCAGGTGGCGGCGATCGCCAGGCAGGTGAACGAATCGTCCCGGAGCTTCGGCGTGGCGCTCAGTGCCGTGACCACACCGGCCAAGGGCAGCCCCACCTTCGATCTGCCGCCGGGTGAACTGGAGCTGGGGATCGGGATTCACGGCGAGCCGGGGCGGGAGCGGCGCCCGATGATGACCTCCGGGGAGATCGCCGACTTCGCCGTGAACGCCGTACTCGACGACCTTCGGCCCAACGGGCCGGTGATCGCCCTGGTCAACGGAATGGGTGCGACGCCCCTGCTGGAGCTGTACGGGTTCAATGCCGAGGTGCAGCGCGTCCTCACCGAGCGCCACGTGGCCGTCGCTCGTACGCTCGTCGGGAACTATGTGACCTCGCTCGACATGGCCGGCTGCTCGGTGACGCTCTGCCAG
- a CDS encoding alpha/beta fold hydrolase, producing MLFDFTHDHDGERLSGVYGGDPSGVTAVVLHGAGSSSMERLLPLVQEFVAHGCRGVAFDFSGHGESTGRLSESSLRRRFEQAVAVIDAYGGAEGPLVLVGFSMSGQTVADLVAHYGDRVAALGLCAPAVYTAAAWDVPFEEGNGRFSGTIRRPDSWREASALQVLRAYEGRAVLAVPGTDAVIPAAVTESVQDALAARSQYTRFDLPDAQHQLGMWFRDHSEDRREFVEAVLTGLDDQGWSATHAWVAKQLGNGREVTGLSLLSGGWSSQMRRLTLDDGTALVQRTFVKPFFRHHGPGLLAREASVLTLLTGQESIPAPEFVAVDATAEHCDHPTLLMSALPGRVRVDEDDLDRRLDLLAAQLVSIHSVVPDERPRTYQAWTSPERVRTPDGPLWERAVDVIRRDPPPYDGCFLHRDFHPGNVLFTGAGPELRITGVVDWVETSWGPADLDVAHCSTALALLHGPAYGLDFRERYEAHGGRGLASNLDHLYWRLLDALHYCPDAAKLAGPWRELGRHDLTSDVLAERLEAYVDGLLQRYG from the coding sequence ATGCTCTTCGACTTCACGCACGACCACGACGGTGAACGGCTCAGCGGTGTATACGGCGGTGACCCCTCCGGGGTCACCGCCGTGGTGCTGCATGGCGCGGGCAGCAGCAGCATGGAGCGACTGCTCCCGCTGGTACAGGAGTTCGTGGCCCACGGCTGCCGAGGGGTCGCCTTCGACTTCTCCGGGCACGGCGAAAGCACCGGAAGGCTCAGTGAGTCAAGCCTGCGGCGACGGTTCGAGCAGGCCGTCGCGGTGATCGACGCGTATGGCGGGGCGGAGGGGCCGCTGGTCCTGGTGGGTTTCAGCATGAGCGGGCAGACCGTGGCGGATCTCGTCGCCCACTACGGGGATCGGGTGGCGGCGCTGGGGCTGTGCGCGCCCGCCGTATACACCGCCGCGGCTTGGGACGTGCCCTTCGAGGAAGGGAACGGGCGGTTCAGCGGGACCATCCGGCGGCCGGACAGCTGGCGGGAGGCGTCCGCGCTTCAGGTGCTGCGGGCGTACGAGGGCCGGGCGGTGCTCGCCGTACCGGGCACGGACGCGGTCATCCCGGCCGCGGTGACCGAGTCCGTACAGGACGCGCTGGCCGCCCGCTCCCAGTACACACGGTTCGACCTTCCGGACGCACAGCACCAGCTGGGGATGTGGTTCCGCGATCACAGCGAGGACCGGCGGGAGTTCGTGGAGGCGGTGCTGACCGGCCTCGACGACCAGGGCTGGTCAGCTACGCATGCGTGGGTCGCCAAGCAGCTCGGCAACGGCCGCGAGGTCACCGGCTTGAGCCTCCTGTCCGGTGGTTGGAGCTCCCAGATGCGCCGACTCACGCTCGACGACGGCACTGCCCTGGTGCAACGGACCTTCGTAAAGCCGTTCTTCCGCCACCACGGGCCCGGGCTGCTGGCCCGCGAGGCGTCCGTCCTGACGCTGCTCACCGGGCAGGAGAGCATCCCGGCGCCCGAATTCGTCGCCGTGGACGCCACGGCCGAACACTGCGACCACCCGACCCTGTTGATGTCCGCGCTGCCCGGCCGCGTCCGCGTGGACGAGGACGACCTCGACCGGCGCCTGGACCTGCTCGCGGCCCAGCTGGTCAGCATCCACAGCGTCGTACCGGACGAAAGGCCGCGCACGTACCAGGCGTGGACGTCCCCGGAACGCGTCCGCACCCCGGACGGCCCCCTGTGGGAGCGGGCCGTCGACGTGATCCGCCGCGACCCGCCGCCGTACGACGGCTGCTTCCTGCACCGCGACTTCCATCCCGGGAACGTACTCTTCACGGGAGCCGGTCCCGAGCTGCGGATCACCGGAGTCGTGGACTGGGTCGAGACCTCGTGGGGACCTGCCGACCTGGACGTGGCGCACTGCTCGACCGCGCTCGCGCTGCTGCACGGGCCGGCGTACGGGCTGGACTTCCGCGAGCGGTACGAGGCACACGGCGGCCGCGGCCTCGCCAGTAACCTCGACCACCTGTACTGGCGGCTGCTCGACGCCCTGCACTACTGCCCCGACGCGGCGAAACTGGCCGGACCGTGGCGTGAACTGGGCCGGCACGATCTGACGTCCGATGTGCTGGCAGAACGGCTGGAGGCGTACGTGGACGGACTGCTGCAGCGATACGGCTGA
- a CDS encoding alpha/beta hydrolase, with protein MAAVVLVHGLYHRPEHFALVAEPLRTAGTEVVVPELHKGSLSADTAAVQAVIDALPEPPIVLGHSYGGSVITGLRGAGHLVYLAAFVPDVGESAATLGGASPQLQDAINPEPDGSTSLYPDRAAGTLYGDCPEPLAAWAVGLLRAQASGCGRGIPERHSWKHAPSTYIVCTQDRAIDPVLQQKMAWRCTYVREWQTGHSPFVGQPDLIVELLQELLAANTPRRPDEGVTTAR; from the coding sequence TTGGCCGCCGTGGTGCTCGTTCATGGCCTGTATCACCGCCCCGAACACTTCGCCCTGGTGGCAGAACCCTTGCGCACCGCAGGCACCGAGGTCGTCGTTCCCGAGCTCCACAAGGGCTCGTTGTCGGCTGACACAGCCGCGGTCCAGGCAGTCATCGACGCGCTACCGGAGCCTCCGATCGTGCTCGGTCACTCCTACGGCGGGTCAGTGATCACTGGGCTCCGCGGGGCGGGACACCTGGTCTATCTGGCGGCCTTCGTGCCGGATGTCGGCGAGAGCGCGGCCACTCTGGGTGGCGCGTCCCCGCAGCTCCAGGACGCGATCAACCCTGAGCCCGACGGTTCGACCAGCCTGTACCCCGACCGGGCTGCGGGCACCCTCTACGGCGACTGTCCCGAACCTCTCGCCGCCTGGGCGGTTGGCCTGCTGCGTGCGCAAGCCTCCGGCTGCGGGCGAGGCATCCCAGAACGCCACAGCTGGAAGCACGCTCCCTCCACCTACATCGTCTGCACGCAGGACCGGGCCATCGACCCGGTCCTGCAGCAGAAGATGGCCTGGCGCTGCACCTACGTGCGCGAGTGGCAGACGGGCCACTCCCCGTTCGTAGGACAGCCCGATCTCATCGTCGAACTCCTGCAGGAGCTGCTCGCCGCCAACACCCCGCGCCGGCCCGATGAAGGAGTCACAACCGCCCGTTGA
- a CDS encoding nucleotidyltransferase domain-containing protein: MSDQEAALAQAGRLVGELFPQALGAVLAGSAAQGRSTPTSDLDIGVLLPDPAGSGREVIRHEGRLAELFLNSVGELPKFFDWDRARRRATVVFVYAQGVTLTDPYGHVARTRQLAEEVVAQGPPALTAEQWRHGRYVLTCYFDDLVDTPRTSRHEQLVIADHVVREAAGLVTAHHGAWTGIGKWLPRRLVAADPDLGTALLDGYQAVAERADPTPLTVAVRELLDLIGGPLREGYSHRWQAYEASGT; encoded by the coding sequence ATGAGTGATCAAGAAGCTGCGCTGGCTCAGGCTGGTCGCCTGGTAGGCGAACTGTTCCCACAGGCGCTCGGGGCTGTTCTCGCCGGGTCAGCCGCCCAAGGCCGTTCCACTCCCACCAGTGACCTCGACATCGGTGTCCTCCTTCCGGACCCTGCTGGAAGCGGCCGAGAGGTGATCCGCCACGAAGGACGCCTTGCAGAACTGTTCCTCAACTCCGTGGGGGAATTGCCCAAGTTCTTCGACTGGGACCGTGCTCGCCGCCGGGCGACCGTGGTCTTCGTCTATGCCCAAGGGGTAACGCTGACCGACCCCTACGGGCATGTGGCCCGGACTCGTCAGCTGGCAGAGGAGGTCGTCGCCCAGGGCCCACCGGCCCTGACAGCAGAGCAGTGGCGCCACGGCCGCTATGTATTGACCTGCTACTTCGACGACCTGGTTGACACCCCGCGCACCAGCCGCCACGAGCAACTTGTCATTGCTGATCATGTGGTTCGGGAAGCTGCCGGACTCGTCACTGCTCACCATGGCGCGTGGACAGGAATCGGCAAATGGCTGCCCCGCCGGCTCGTTGCGGCGGACCCAGATCTGGGCACGGCGCTGCTGGACGGATACCAGGCTGTGGCAGAACGGGCTGATCCAACCCCGTTGACAGTCGCGGTCAGGGAGCTCCTGGATCTGATCGGCGGTCCACTGCGAGAGGGGTACTCGCATCGGTGGCAGGCATACGAAGCAAGCGGAACCTGA
- a CDS encoding putative quinol monooxygenase yields the protein MTNTGRPIALYGFLRPRPERADEVRRILSSFVEPTRQEPGNLQYHLHEHEDGRFFLYEVWRSQEDLDRHNATPPLRAFLENLLTFLEEAPEGYFDTMLSPYAEAEPDLA from the coding sequence ATGACGAACACAGGTCGCCCCATAGCCCTCTACGGTTTCCTGCGCCCCAGGCCGGAGCGCGCGGACGAGGTCCGGCGCATCCTCTCCTCTTTCGTGGAACCCACCCGGCAAGAGCCCGGCAACCTGCAGTATCACCTCCACGAGCATGAGGACGGCCGCTTCTTCCTGTACGAGGTCTGGCGCTCCCAGGAAGACCTGGACCGGCACAACGCGACGCCCCCGCTGCGCGCCTTCCTGGAGAATCTGTTGACCTTCCTGGAGGAAGCCCCGGAGGGCTACTTCGACACCATGCTCAGCCCGTACGCCGAGGCAGAACCCGATTTGGCATGA
- a CDS encoding MerR family transcriptional regulator, translating to MKIGELAATTGTSVRLLRYYEEQGLLEPYRLDSGHRRYGDSAPAVVRRIRALLDAGLPTRVIRDLQPCIRQDGTVAGCKLETLQEHLEGLDDRISALSETRTSLAGLISATQAREQMLV from the coding sequence ATGAAGATCGGCGAGCTCGCCGCCACAACGGGTACCTCCGTCCGACTACTGCGCTACTACGAGGAGCAGGGCCTCCTGGAGCCCTACCGCCTCGACAGCGGCCACCGCCGCTACGGCGACAGCGCCCCCGCCGTCGTCCGGCGCATTCGCGCGCTGCTGGATGCCGGCTTGCCGACCCGCGTCATCCGCGACCTGCAGCCGTGCATTCGCCAAGACGGCACGGTCGCCGGATGCAAGCTGGAGACCCTCCAAGAACACCTCGAGGGTCTGGACGACCGGATCTCCGCGCTGTCGGAAACCCGCACCTCCCTGGCCGGGCTCATCTCCGCCACCCAGGCCCGCGAACAGATGCTCGTTTAG
- a CDS encoding DUF2461 family protein, protein MRGQFTGWPEQAMDVLWQLQGEPTHATRERYRADRERLVRQPMIALLNEVADTDPRYEDFSVWHYRTDSWWWQHQGAVIRLGRKIEIGLRFSLDGLRIQGAWWYPDPGQVDMFRKAVASEGSGHELSAIVEDVRKKGYDISGDVMKRPPRGYPTDHSRTNLLRHRSLIAARPLGCEEWLHTPEAVDRVLSAAADLDALLMWLVRHVKRAA, encoded by the coding sequence ATGCGCGGACAGTTCACCGGCTGGCCGGAGCAGGCCATGGACGTGTTGTGGCAGCTCCAGGGCGAACCGACCCACGCGACCCGCGAGCGCTATCGCGCGGACCGCGAACGCCTGGTCCGGCAGCCGATGATCGCCCTGCTCAACGAGGTCGCGGACACCGACCCCCGGTACGAGGACTTCTCCGTCTGGCACTACCGCACCGACTCCTGGTGGTGGCAGCACCAGGGTGCGGTGATCCGGCTCGGCCGCAAGATCGAGATCGGTCTCCGGTTCTCTTTGGACGGCCTGCGGATCCAGGGCGCCTGGTGGTACCCCGATCCCGGCCAGGTGGACATGTTCCGCAAAGCCGTGGCCTCCGAGGGGAGCGGCCACGAACTGTCCGCCATCGTCGAGGACGTGCGGAAGAAGGGCTACGACATCTCCGGGGACGTGATGAAGCGCCCCCCGCGCGGCTATCCGACGGACCATTCCCGTACGAATCTGCTGCGCCACCGTTCGCTGATCGCCGCCCGTCCCCTCGGCTGCGAGGAGTGGCTGCACACCCCCGAGGCGGTCGACCGGGTCCTCTCGGCCGCCGCCGACCTGGACGCCCTGCTGATGTGGCTGGTCCGCCACGTGAAGCGCGCCGCCTGA